The following proteins are encoded in a genomic region of Victivallis lenta:
- a CDS encoding prepilin-type N-terminal cleavage/methylation domain-containing protein, giving the protein MRKSFTLIELLVVIAIIAILASMLLPALNKARESAKKSTCVNNLKQLGSFVQFYNNDFDNYYPAYGSDGTSPTWSSRLLRLYYYNNDKNAAYSAARKDRSVINRCPIREMSNAEYKASKANTEYWGMYGVNYLYFATAGTGNSVVPRKVTKIVSPSQKVYAVDGRECMGNGEIAAAAMTSAYPSGRHGGMTNILWADGHTSSLHWQVLTTEGNTRAQYIYWHNTTVN; this is encoded by the coding sequence ATGAGAAAGAGCTTCACCCTGATCGAACTCCTCGTCGTCATCGCGATTATCGCCATCCTGGCCTCGATGCTGCTGCCCGCCCTGAACAAGGCGCGCGAGTCGGCCAAGAAAAGCACCTGCGTGAACAATCTCAAGCAGCTCGGCTCCTTCGTCCAGTTCTACAACAACGATTTCGACAACTACTATCCGGCCTACGGCTCCGACGGGACGAGTCCGACCTGGTCCTCGCGGCTGCTGCGGCTCTACTATTACAACAACGACAAGAACGCCGCCTACTCCGCCGCCCGGAAGGACCGCAGCGTCATCAACCGCTGCCCGATCCGCGAAATGTCCAACGCCGAATACAAGGCAAGCAAGGCAAACACCGAATACTGGGGCATGTACGGCGTCAACTACCTCTACTTCGCGACCGCCGGCACAGGCAATTCGGTCGTACCCAGAAAAGTGACGAAAATCGTCTCGCCCTCCCAGAAGGTCTACGCCGTGGACGGGCGCGAATGCATGGGCAACGGCGAAATCGCCGCGGCCGCCATGACCTCGGCCTATCCGAGCGGACGCCACGGCGGCATGACCAACATCCTCTGGGCGGACGGCCACACCAGCTCGCTGCACTGGCAGGTCCTGACCACCGAGGGCAATACCCGCGCTCAGTACATCTACTGGCACAACACGACCGTCAACTGA
- a CDS encoding substrate-binding domain-containing protein, translating into MIAFKANTAAPLQEQIADHLAHRIVSGELPDKSRLPSTVELARLYHVTPVTIHKSLQHLVQRQLIERQPRRGTFVRSRERVNVIALVFGKNPFRDRSHLYSQLLDEFQKQSLERALNLKIYFDFESGSRTMFDLEQDLTSGELKAIIASNRTPKLTEFLEQHPEAAWCEPFHIDQRASVKKGVEYLTGRGYRNIAVVSMMPEELPYPNFREDFRCEQQGAMEGAAGTGAAVRVFRWGQKETDGYEKGKLLLAGENRPDAILVNHDVVCRGLLMAILEQGLRIPRDIAILTHMNHGCEFASPVPLTTLEVDPELMVRGCLDALTAALAGSSPAGIVIPSTVARLMPGKSCGEE; encoded by the coding sequence GTGATCGCCTTCAAAGCCAACACCGCCGCGCCGCTGCAGGAGCAGATCGCCGATCATCTGGCGCACCGGATCGTCTCGGGAGAGCTGCCCGACAAATCCCGCCTGCCGTCGACCGTCGAACTCGCCCGGCTCTACCATGTGACGCCGGTCACGATCCACAAAAGCCTGCAGCATCTCGTTCAGCGGCAGCTCATCGAGAGGCAGCCGCGGCGCGGAACCTTCGTGCGCTCCCGCGAACGCGTCAACGTCATCGCGCTCGTATTCGGCAAGAATCCGTTCCGCGACCGGAGCCACCTCTATTCGCAGCTGCTCGACGAATTCCAGAAGCAGTCGCTCGAACGCGCCCTCAACCTGAAGATCTATTTCGATTTCGAATCGGGCAGCCGCACGATGTTCGATCTCGAACAGGACCTCACCAGCGGAGAACTCAAGGCGATCATCGCCAGCAACCGGACCCCGAAGCTGACCGAGTTCCTCGAGCAGCACCCCGAAGCCGCCTGGTGCGAACCGTTCCATATCGACCAGCGCGCCTCGGTGAAGAAGGGCGTCGAATACCTGACCGGGCGCGGCTACCGCAATATCGCGGTCGTGTCGATGATGCCGGAGGAGCTGCCGTATCCGAATTTCCGTGAGGATTTCCGCTGCGAGCAGCAGGGCGCAATGGAGGGCGCGGCCGGAACCGGCGCCGCCGTCCGGGTGTTCCGCTGGGGGCAGAAGGAGACCGACGGCTACGAGAAGGGCAAGCTCCTGCTCGCCGGAGAAAACCGGCCCGATGCGATTCTGGTGAACCACGACGTCGTCTGCCGGGGACTCCTGATGGCAATCCTGGAACAGGGGCTCCGGATTCCGCGCGACATCGCGATCCTGACCCACATGAACCACGGCTGCGAATTCGCCAGCCCGGTTCCGCTGACCACGCTCGAAGTCGATCCCGAACTCATGGTGCGCGGCTGCCTCGACGCCCTGACCGCGGCGCTGGCCGGCTCCTCCCCCGCTGGAATCGTCATCCCGTCCACCGTCGCGCGGCTGATGCCGGGCAAATCATGCGGAGAAGAATAA
- a CDS encoding AraC family transcriptional regulator has translation MEQMNPDCILNTCITLEHVIPRETAQFFLPLYLKHPAILKLRNAGIGMAGVSRATPGFRLRRIPGFRFALFTCSGSGEVTAGAQTHEQSAGSFCILPAGKEQFYRQTGSAPWRFCWFHLTPDTPLPPAGLPQPFFGRRTPPVQLEAAMKGLALESIHVIRNLAADTSDERPPWHFYCDSMDLAAALCAFGLKPDRSPYGCEALIASYTDQILELLARSFHLPESVQTEPPPDDPFENLWRQVSGSLEKKWTLEMMAAEVYMSVSTLLRQAKRRYDATPMQVLYHLRLKRANTLLVSTTLPVSVIALRCGYDNFAAFSTAFKKEYGISPRTCRREGVGR, from the coding sequence ATGGAACAGATGAATCCGGACTGCATCCTGAATACCTGCATCACCCTGGAACACGTCATCCCCCGGGAGACCGCGCAGTTTTTCCTGCCGCTCTATCTGAAGCATCCGGCGATATTGAAACTGCGCAATGCAGGAATCGGAATGGCCGGCGTCAGCCGGGCGACGCCCGGATTCCGGCTGCGAAGGATACCGGGCTTCCGTTTCGCGCTGTTCACATGCTCCGGGAGCGGGGAAGTGACGGCGGGAGCGCAGACACACGAGCAGAGCGCCGGCTCCTTCTGCATCCTGCCGGCCGGAAAGGAACAGTTCTACCGACAGACCGGCAGCGCCCCCTGGCGTTTCTGCTGGTTCCACCTGACCCCGGATACCCCCCTGCCTCCTGCCGGACTGCCGCAGCCTTTTTTCGGTCGAAGAACACCGCCGGTACAACTGGAGGCCGCCATGAAGGGACTGGCCCTCGAATCGATCCACGTGATCCGCAACCTGGCGGCCGACACCTCCGATGAGCGTCCGCCCTGGCACTTCTACTGCGATTCGATGGATCTGGCCGCCGCCCTGTGCGCATTCGGGCTGAAACCGGACCGTTCGCCTTACGGCTGCGAAGCCCTGATCGCCTCGTACACCGACCAGATTCTCGAGCTGCTCGCCCGCAGTTTCCATCTGCCGGAGTCGGTGCAGACCGAGCCTCCCCCCGACGATCCGTTCGAAAACCTCTGGCGGCAGGTCAGCGGATCACTCGAGAAAAAATGGACCCTGGAGATGATGGCTGCCGAGGTCTACATGTCGGTATCCACCCTGCTCCGGCAGGCGAAACGACGCTACGACGCCACTCCGATGCAGGTGCTTTACCACCTGCGGCTGAAACGGGCGAACACTCTGCTTGTCTCCACCACGCTGCCGGTTTCGGTGATCGCGCTGCGGTGCGGCTACGACAATTTCGCCGCATTTTCCACCGCGTTCAAAAAGGAGTACGGCATCTCTCCGCGCACCTGCCGGCGCGAAGGGGTCGGCAGATGA
- a CDS encoding prepilin-type N-terminal cleavage/methylation domain-containing protein: MHRKFTLVELLVVIAIIAVLASMLLPALNKARERSKATACTNNLRQVFLTQAIYAEDHKGWMTPARTEPNWDSWLYFAVRGKYLEKPRDGSRPFLMCPSLAAGWTNGWWHGLYGGIYGINRGKDPDSPASYMNGTGEYRWCQRLTAFRNPSRRDIFADSRYNSTYGLYDHNGESDSWGKWWVQVRHGGKSSMLFADGHAVLMSPEKLNADYNFKNRIHLY; encoded by the coding sequence ATGCATAGGAAATTCACTCTTGTCGAACTGCTGGTGGTGATCGCGATCATCGCCGTTCTTGCATCCATGCTGCTGCCCGCCCTGAATAAGGCGCGCGAACGCTCGAAGGCCACCGCCTGCACCAACAATCTGAGGCAGGTTTTTCTGACTCAGGCAATTTATGCCGAAGATCACAAAGGCTGGATGACCCCCGCGCGGACGGAACCGAACTGGGACAGTTGGCTGTATTTCGCCGTCCGCGGCAAATATCTGGAAAAACCCAGAGACGGCTCCCGCCCCTTCCTGATGTGTCCCTCGCTGGCCGCCGGATGGACAAACGGCTGGTGGCACGGGTTGTACGGCGGCATTTACGGTATCAACCGCGGGAAAGATCCCGACAGCCCGGCAAGTTACATGAACGGTACAGGAGAGTACCGCTGGTGCCAACGGCTGACGGCCTTCCGAAATCCGAGCCGGAGAGATATTTTCGCCGACAGCAGATACAATTCGACCTACGGGTTGTACGATCATAACGGTGAATCCGACAGCTGGGGGAAATGGTGGGTTCAGGTGCGGCACGGCGGGAAGAGCTCCATGCTCTTCGCCGATGGGCATGCGGTGTTGATGTCTCCGGAGAAACTGAATGCCGATTATAATTTCAAGAACCGCATCCACCTGTATTGA
- a CDS encoding sugar-binding protein, with amino-acid sequence MYRLFVIIFTAAMTGLIFCLAAEELDTIGFEQGFQDIWVGRPEAVRIDASDSSEGKQCAVFDPGGRIAEIARGIKLRRNEIYTVKFDARSTSPGGGAPEIQVRLLMRSLKKPIDWFKEAGKASAELNVPTALRGEWQTFSCSFGPLPDTWRDAEVSSVNLYFQILPGKKPGKVLLDNIRISTRPAVETKPEISFLLPDPVRIFDRIPDFKVKRSGRAGVLRVTARNAGGEETLKLQGVPGEGSLAVTLPGPDYYDIAAEVVDGTKILASARTSVVVTTPLPDDYYSTPHPAFGVWCQVDDRMHRLGGGKWTRHTLFTYFPSANGGTPPSPEKVATRSPVKVITNVNIPHRPHSAEELAEQRRKLEREMIARRGLVDIWETQNEPMLGENFHGTMQQAADIMAMQSSVARQVVPGVPVAGICLNPMQKNHFLQYLNYYRNCGIDRQIDMLALHPYIPGAQSPDTSGYVETINRLRKEVSKIAGREIPVFISEIGYSTKPGGEVTELQQAAYLARVAMLNRQIPGLVGCVWHNGVWTEAYSRREYDFGIMKGVKGSSIREPKPAFAAWATVSRQTWNADYLRELDFGRNVRVLLFRRNGKPLLALWGLQGEPVSVRLPLNVPEVTVVELCGRSRRVRLADGVLPLSLGEAPVYVSGDFPAIFDERSFAVAMEPEVPAALAGMPFEFQVRLPGHFSSAELRIPAGEYGTAQVTGSGADRTVKIIPAPGIRPGCYDLELRLEENGRPRSILIRQLEILRPVDFSRVAPVAVPQGRAILCTAEFRDSTAGDATVEILENGNRVVGLARLSAPGESVIPLYLTRIGRRNSYSARFTLSDGSSYVQPLGGGLTPVSIPYFRDALDRVEEWPECGRFAIGDGVASSHGLTGENDRPSGVIRLAWDEDFLYYAVDVNDKTCRTVALPADMWQGDSLQCGIAADPQFMIRPNNDGLQETAYNEFGTDLRDGGSRSWTWASMNRNAMPCNRPVPGIRLDHRRDRTWTFYRAAVPWETLNIRPGEGVPLRLSILVNDSDGGVRHWMEWFGGIADGKDPGLYGSAVLTKQDRQP; translated from the coding sequence ATGTATCGTCTTTTCGTGATAATTTTTACGGCCGCGATGACGGGATTGATTTTCTGCCTTGCTGCTGAGGAGCTTGACACGATCGGTTTTGAGCAGGGATTTCAGGATATCTGGGTGGGGCGTCCGGAGGCCGTCCGGATTGACGCCTCCGACTCCTCCGAGGGGAAGCAGTGCGCGGTTTTCGATCCCGGCGGCAGGATTGCGGAGATCGCCCGCGGAATCAAGCTGCGGCGCAATGAAATTTATACGGTGAAATTTGATGCGCGTTCGACCTCGCCGGGCGGGGGGGCTCCCGAAATTCAGGTGCGGCTGCTGATGCGCTCCTTGAAAAAGCCGATCGACTGGTTCAAAGAGGCGGGCAAAGCATCGGCGGAGTTGAATGTCCCGACGGCGCTCCGAGGGGAGTGGCAGACGTTTTCCTGCTCCTTCGGGCCGCTGCCGGACACCTGGCGGGATGCGGAGGTCAGCTCCGTCAATCTCTATTTTCAGATCCTGCCGGGAAAGAAGCCGGGTAAAGTCCTGCTGGATAACATCCGCATTTCGACCCGTCCGGCGGTGGAGACGAAGCCGGAGATATCGTTTCTGCTGCCGGACCCCGTTCGAATTTTCGACCGGATTCCGGATTTCAAAGTGAAGCGGAGCGGCCGGGCGGGAGTGCTGCGCGTGACCGCCCGCAACGCCGGCGGTGAAGAGACGCTGAAGCTTCAGGGCGTGCCCGGTGAAGGCAGCCTGGCAGTTACGCTTCCGGGGCCGGATTATTACGACATCGCCGCGGAGGTCGTCGACGGAACGAAAATCCTCGCCTCCGCCCGGACCTCCGTCGTGGTGACGACGCCGCTGCCGGACGATTACTATTCGACGCCGCATCCGGCTTTCGGAGTCTGGTGCCAGGTTGACGATCGCATGCACCGGCTCGGCGGCGGCAAATGGACGCGCCACACGTTGTTCACCTATTTCCCGTCGGCCAACGGCGGCACCCCTCCCTCTCCGGAGAAGGTCGCGACGCGTTCCCCGGTCAAGGTGATCACGAACGTCAATATTCCCCATCGTCCCCATTCCGCAGAGGAACTTGCGGAACAGCGCCGCAAGCTCGAACGCGAGATGATCGCCCGGCGGGGACTGGTCGATATCTGGGAGACGCAGAACGAACCGATGCTCGGTGAAAATTTCCACGGCACCATGCAGCAGGCAGCCGATATCATGGCAATGCAGAGTTCCGTCGCCCGGCAGGTCGTTCCGGGCGTCCCTGTGGCCGGCATCTGTCTCAATCCGATGCAGAAGAACCATTTTCTGCAATATCTGAACTATTATCGCAACTGCGGAATCGACAGACAGATCGACATGCTGGCGCTCCACCCCTATATCCCCGGCGCCCAGAGCCCCGACACCTCCGGTTACGTCGAAACGATCAACCGGCTCCGGAAGGAGGTGTCGAAGATCGCGGGGAGGGAGATTCCCGTTTTCATCAGCGAAATCGGCTATTCCACCAAACCCGGCGGCGAAGTGACCGAGCTTCAGCAGGCGGCCTATCTGGCCCGGGTTGCCATGCTGAACCGCCAGATTCCCGGCCTGGTCGGGTGTGTCTGGCACAACGGGGTCTGGACAGAGGCTTACAGTCGAAGGGAGTATGATTTCGGCATCATGAAGGGAGTCAAGGGGTCTTCGATCCGCGAACCGAAACCGGCATTTGCGGCATGGGCGACCGTCTCCCGCCAGACCTGGAACGCCGATTACCTCCGCGAGCTGGATTTCGGCCGGAACGTGCGTGTGCTGCTGTTTCGTCGCAACGGGAAGCCGCTGCTCGCGCTCTGGGGGCTGCAGGGGGAACCGGTTTCGGTCCGGCTTCCGCTGAACGTTCCGGAGGTTACCGTGGTTGAGTTGTGCGGACGAAGCCGGCGTGTTCGGCTTGCGGACGGCGTTCTGCCACTGTCCCTGGGGGAGGCGCCGGTTTATGTCTCCGGCGATTTTCCGGCGATTTTCGACGAGCGGAGCTTTGCCGTGGCGATGGAGCCGGAAGTCCCGGCGGCGCTCGCCGGCATGCCGTTTGAATTCCAGGTCAGGCTGCCCGGCCATTTCAGCTCCGCCGAACTCCGCATTCCCGCCGGGGAGTACGGTACGGCGCAGGTGACGGGGAGCGGCGCCGACCGCACCGTAAAGATCATTCCGGCCCCCGGCATCCGGCCCGGCTGTTATGATCTGGAATTGCGGCTGGAAGAGAACGGCCGGCCCCGCAGCATCCTCATCCGGCAGCTCGAGATCCTGCGTCCGGTGGATTTCAGCCGCGTCGCGCCTGTTGCAGTCCCGCAGGGCCGCGCCATCCTCTGCACGGCCGAATTCCGGGATTCCACGGCCGGTGACGCGACCGTGGAAATTCTGGAAAACGGGAACAGGGTGGTCGGACTTGCCCGGCTTTCGGCCCCGGGGGAGAGCGTGATTCCGCTTTACCTCACCCGGATCGGGCGCAGAAACAGCTACTCCGCCCGCTTCACGCTCTCCGACGGTTCGAGCTATGTGCAGCCGCTCGGGGGAGGATTGACGCCGGTATCCATTCCTTATTTCCGCGATGCGCTTGATCGGGTGGAGGAGTGGCCGGAATGCGGACGCTTTGCGATCGGCGACGGCGTGGCGAGCAGTCACGGGTTGACCGGGGAGAACGACCGTCCCTCCGGTGTCATCCGTCTGGCGTGGGATGAGGACTTTCTCTATTATGCCGTCGATGTGAACGACAAGACCTGCCGTACCGTCGCCCTTCCCGCCGACATGTGGCAGGGAGACTCCCTCCAGTGCGGTATCGCCGCAGATCCGCAGTTTATGATCAGGCCGAACAATGACGGCCTTCAGGAGACCGCGTATAATGAGTTCGGAACGGACCTCCGCGACGGCGGATCGCGCAGTTGGACCTGGGCAAGCATGAACCGCAATGCAATGCCGTGTAACCGGCCGGTTCCCGGCATCCGGCTCGATCACCGCCGCGACCGGACCTGGACGTTTTACCGGGCCGCTGTGCCGTGGGAGACGCTGAATATCCGGCCGGGCGAGGGAGTGCCGCTGCGCTTGAGCATTCTCGTCAACGATTCGGATGGCGGCGTCCGTCACTGGATGGAGTGGTTCGGCGGCATTGCCGACGGCAAGGACCCCGGCCTCTACGGTTCCGCGGTTCTGACGAAACAGGACCGGCAGCCGTAA